One Sodalinema gerasimenkoae IPPAS B-353 DNA segment encodes these proteins:
- the glmS gene encoding glutamine--fructose-6-phosphate transaminase (isomerizing), giving the protein MCGIVGYIGMQPASEILLAGLEKLEYRGYDSAGIATVNDHKIHCVRAKGKLHNLRRKLDGEENPAQLGIGHTRWATHGKPEEYNAHPHMDVSGRIAVVQNGIIENYRELRGELQAKGHLFKSDTDTEVIPHLIAECLKVPSSTAPATVTSSPFLEAVRQAVNRLQGAFAIAVIHADHPDELIVARQQAPLSIGFGQGEFFCASDTPALIPHTRAVLTLDNGEMGKLTPLGVELYNFEGDRLKKSPRTLTWNPIVVEKQGFKHFMLKEIYEQPGVVRVCLEAYTNSTWEAGQTTPPVNLDLNPSLYQDLEHIQILACGTSWHAALVGKYLLEQLARIPTMVQYASEFRYAPAPLMANTLVIGVTQSGETADTLAALAMEQERRADLEPQFSPRLLGITNRPESSLGNLVENIIDTHAGIEIGVAATKTFVAQVMAFYALALDLAYRRHTLPESRIEEILSGLRQLPGQIELVLESQERYIEELAHEFGETQDFIFLGRGINFPIALEGALKLKEISYIHAEGYPAGEMKHGPIALLDAKVPVVAIAMPGSVYDKVLSNAQEAKARDARLIGVTPMDEKEAEETFDDLLPVPVVEELLSPILAVIPLQLLAYHIAARRGLDVDQPRNLAKSVTVE; this is encoded by the coding sequence ATGTGTGGAATCGTCGGCTATATCGGAATGCAGCCCGCCAGCGAGATTTTGTTGGCTGGCCTGGAAAAATTGGAATATCGAGGCTATGACTCGGCGGGAATCGCCACGGTGAATGACCATAAGATTCATTGTGTGCGAGCCAAAGGGAAACTCCACAACCTCCGCCGTAAGCTCGATGGTGAGGAGAACCCGGCTCAATTGGGTATTGGCCATACCCGTTGGGCGACTCATGGCAAACCCGAAGAATATAACGCCCATCCCCACATGGATGTGTCCGGTCGCATTGCTGTGGTTCAAAATGGCATTATCGAAAACTATCGGGAACTGCGAGGGGAATTACAGGCCAAAGGCCATCTGTTTAAATCAGACACCGATACAGAGGTGATTCCCCATCTCATTGCCGAATGCCTCAAGGTTCCCAGTTCTACCGCGCCCGCCACTGTCACTTCCTCCCCCTTCCTCGAAGCCGTGCGTCAAGCGGTGAATCGCTTACAAGGGGCCTTTGCGATCGCCGTCATTCATGCCGATCACCCCGACGAACTTATTGTCGCCCGCCAACAGGCTCCCCTTTCCATTGGCTTTGGCCAGGGGGAATTTTTCTGCGCCTCGGATACCCCGGCCCTCATCCCCCATACTCGGGCGGTGTTGACCTTAGATAATGGGGAAATGGGTAAACTCACCCCTCTGGGGGTGGAACTCTATAATTTTGAGGGCGATCGCCTCAAGAAAAGCCCCCGCACCCTCACCTGGAACCCCATCGTGGTGGAAAAACAAGGGTTCAAACATTTCATGCTCAAGGAAATCTACGAGCAGCCAGGGGTGGTGCGGGTGTGTTTAGAGGCCTATACCAACAGCACCTGGGAAGCGGGCCAAACCACCCCACCGGTGAATCTGGATCTCAACCCCAGTCTCTATCAAGACCTCGAACATATCCAAATCCTGGCCTGTGGGACCAGTTGGCACGCGGCCCTAGTGGGAAAATATCTCCTAGAACAGTTGGCGAGGATTCCCACCATGGTGCAGTACGCATCGGAGTTTCGCTATGCTCCCGCGCCGCTGATGGCTAATACCCTGGTGATTGGGGTGACGCAATCGGGGGAGACGGCCGATACTCTGGCGGCGTTGGCCATGGAACAGGAACGACGAGCAGATTTAGAGCCACAATTTAGTCCCCGTCTGCTGGGGATTACCAATCGCCCGGAATCCTCTCTGGGCAATTTGGTGGAGAATATCATCGATACTCATGCAGGCATTGAGATTGGGGTGGCGGCGACGAAAACCTTTGTGGCCCAGGTGATGGCGTTTTATGCCCTGGCCTTGGATTTGGCCTACCGTCGGCACACTCTCCCCGAATCCCGGATTGAGGAGATTTTGTCGGGGTTACGACAACTCCCGGGACAAATTGAGTTGGTGTTGGAGAGTCAGGAACGCTATATCGAGGAGTTGGCCCATGAGTTTGGGGAGACGCAAGATTTTATCTTCCTAGGCCGCGGCATTAATTTCCCCATCGCCCTAGAGGGGGCCCTCAAACTCAAGGAAATTAGCTATATCCATGCCGAAGGCTATCCTGCTGGGGAGATGAAACATGGGCCCATTGCTCTGTTGGATGCCAAGGTTCCGGTGGTGGCGATCGCCATGCCGGGGTCGGTGTACGATAAGGTCCTCTCCAACGCTCAAGAAGCCAAGGCCCGGGATGCCCGCCTGATTGGGGTCACTCCCATGGATGAGAAGGAGGCGGAGGAAACCTTTGATGACTTGCTCCCGGTTCCGGTGGTTGAGGAGCTTCTCTCGCCCATTTTGGCGGTGATTCCGCTGCAACTGTTGGCGTATCATATTGCCGCTCGGCGAGGCTTGGATGTGGATCAACCTCGGAATTTAGCCAAGTCTGTCACGGTGGAGTAA
- a CDS encoding ExbD/TolR family protein: MRFKQRKSRDDVPELEITPMLNVMLVVLAFFVTVAANLAEEGEHLMVRLPQEAEALEIEPPEADSDSPEEPEFLQVVLQEGGALLVNDRPLEKAQLLEQLPGYLQQSPQRQVYLQVSEDVPYQTVIETLTALNGIGGDRVSLVIGWGEKR, from the coding sequence ATGAGATTCAAACAGCGAAAATCCCGCGACGACGTACCGGAACTCGAAATCACCCCTATGCTCAATGTGATGTTAGTGGTGTTGGCCTTTTTTGTCACCGTCGCTGCCAACCTAGCCGAAGAGGGAGAACATTTAATGGTTCGTTTACCGCAAGAGGCGGAGGCCTTGGAGATTGAGCCACCCGAGGCGGATTCAGACAGCCCCGAAGAGCCAGAATTTCTCCAGGTGGTGTTACAAGAAGGGGGCGCACTCTTGGTGAACGATCGCCCCTTGGAGAAAGCCCAACTTCTCGAACAACTACCCGGTTACCTGCAACAGTCCCCCCAGCGTCAGGTGTATCTCCAGGTATCCGAGGATGTTCCCTATCAAACGGTCATCGAAACCCTCACTGCCTTAAACGGGATTGGGGGCGATCGCGTCTCCCTGGTGATTGGTTGGGGTGAGAAGCGTTAA
- a CDS encoding ExbD/TolR family protein: MKSRVHKSRIPGVNLVPMIDVLMSVLTFFVILTMSLTGRVIADLEPPESSGSPAREADSSPDPAPVLPRFEAGLNRHGEVLIEGNVVEREEFLQAIARFLETHPESDVMLTADRQLNYRQVDDLLSQMVEIGGDRVLLVVQP, translated from the coding sequence ATGAAATCAAGAGTTCACAAATCAAGAATTCCAGGGGTTAATTTAGTGCCGATGATTGATGTGTTAATGTCGGTATTAACCTTTTTTGTAATTTTAACCATGTCCTTAACTGGACGAGTGATTGCGGATTTAGAGCCGCCAGAGAGTTCAGGAAGCCCTGCCCGTGAAGCAGACTCATCTCCTGACCCGGCTCCTGTCCTGCCAAGGTTTGAAGCGGGGTTAAATCGTCACGGTGAGGTTTTAATTGAAGGAAATGTTGTCGAACGAGAGGAGTTTTTGCAGGCGATCGCTAGGTTCTTAGAAACTCATCCTGAGTCGGATGTGATGTTAACGGCTGATCGTCAGTTGAACTATCGGCAAGTGGATGATTTATTAAGCCAAATGGTAGAAATTGGGGGCGATCGCGTCCTCTTAGTCGTTCAACCATAA
- a CDS encoding MotA/TolQ/ExbB proton channel family protein, translating into MLRSLLLLTETPRLLDELLKGGPVMFPLLLLSILTLTTALERGWFWIRLLIQEDRIVRDVLDAAAEDLLKAREIAEYARHLAIGRFLLAPLKLRRPSPETFRLAMEATADKEFARMRRGDKLLETIIALAPLLGLLGTVTGLIRTFNNLNVGGGGSSAEATQAASGIGEALTTTAAGMMVAIFALLVFRILVSLQSQQMDYFAEVGSELELIYREVWYEPNQPIPNLLTAAKIVKP; encoded by the coding sequence ATGCTGCGATCGCTCCTGCTCCTGACTGAAACCCCACGACTCCTCGATGAGCTTCTCAAGGGGGGACCTGTGATGTTCCCCTTGTTGCTGCTGTCCATTCTCACTCTCACCACCGCCCTAGAACGAGGATGGTTTTGGATTCGGCTGCTGATTCAAGAAGATCGGATTGTGCGGGATGTTCTCGATGCAGCGGCCGAGGATTTGCTCAAAGCTCGGGAAATTGCCGAATATGCGCGCCATTTAGCCATTGGCCGCTTTCTCCTGGCTCCCCTAAAACTACGTCGCCCCAGTCCAGAAACCTTCCGTCTCGCTATGGAAGCCACCGCCGATAAAGAGTTTGCGCGAATGCGACGAGGGGACAAACTCCTCGAAACCATTATTGCTCTGGCTCCCCTCTTGGGCTTGTTGGGAACCGTCACCGGCTTAATTCGCACCTTTAACAATCTCAATGTCGGGGGTGGAGGTTCTAGTGCTGAAGCCACTCAGGCCGCCTCGGGGATTGGCGAAGCCCTCACCACCACGGCGGCGGGGATGATGGTGGCAATTTTCGCCCTGTTGGTGTTTCGTATTTTGGTCAGCTTACAATCGCAACAGATGGATTATTTTGCTGAAGTGGGCAGTGAGTTAGAACTCATTTATCGCGAGGTTTGGTATGAACCCAATCAACCGATTCCCAATTTATTGACAGCGGCTAAAATTGTTAAGCCTTAA